The following proteins come from a genomic window of Hymenobacter canadensis:
- a CDS encoding glycosyltransferase family 4 protein, protein MHYSIFRAAERVLGPVTALGPVPMTWPIRIGNKLNQHLITPLTGKRYHHAWSVVLSRLYARRFARQLQVQQFDLLLAPASFTEIAYLHTTAPIVYIEDSTLRQLIDFYPGLMGLLDVSKQELNHIEKRALNAAALVCYSSEWAAQSAIQDYGADPAKVVVIPFGANYPSPPARAEVDGKVRGAECRLFLLGGEWGRKGGAIAYDAMVALNEMGVPATLTVVGCAPPAHEAARYQHPGFTTIPYLNMGEPADLARLDMLFRTADFFILPSRAECAAIAFADANSFGLPVVTTDVGGIASFVEQGKTGLMLPLSATGPDFAAAILALFQEEDTYQQMRAAARQRYETVLNWDQWALQLRQELINRKLWPPVATGLPSAHP, encoded by the coding sequence GTGCATTACTCCATCTTCCGGGCGGCTGAGCGGGTGCTGGGGCCGGTAACGGCGCTGGGGCCGGTGCCCATGACCTGGCCGATTCGTATCGGCAATAAGCTCAATCAACACCTGATTACGCCCCTCACCGGCAAGCGTTACCATCATGCCTGGAGCGTCGTGCTCTCGCGGCTGTATGCCCGCCGGTTTGCCCGCCAGCTCCAGGTGCAGCAGTTTGATCTGTTGCTGGCCCCGGCTTCCTTCACGGAAATAGCCTACTTGCATACCACGGCTCCGATTGTCTACATCGAGGATTCCACCCTGCGGCAGCTTATCGACTTTTACCCCGGCCTGATGGGGCTGCTGGACGTTTCGAAGCAGGAGCTGAACCATATTGAAAAGCGCGCTCTTAATGCGGCTGCGCTGGTTTGCTATTCCTCTGAGTGGGCCGCGCAGTCGGCCATTCAGGATTACGGCGCCGATCCGGCCAAAGTGGTGGTCATTCCGTTCGGGGCCAATTACCCGTCGCCACCCGCGCGTGCGGAAGTGGATGGCAAGGTCCGTGGGGCCGAGTGCCGGCTGTTTCTGCTGGGCGGCGAGTGGGGCCGTAAGGGCGGAGCCATTGCCTACGATGCTATGGTGGCCCTGAACGAAATGGGCGTGCCCGCTACGCTGACGGTGGTGGGCTGCGCGCCCCCGGCTCACGAGGCAGCCCGCTACCAGCATCCGGGCTTCACCACCATTCCTTACCTGAACATGGGCGAGCCTGCCGACCTGGCCCGGTTGGATATGCTCTTCCGGACGGCGGATTTCTTTATCCTGCCGTCCCGGGCCGAATGTGCGGCTATTGCCTTCGCGGATGCCAACTCTTTCGGGCTTCCCGTCGTAACGACCGACGTCGGCGGAATTGCCAGCTTCGTGGAGCAGGGTAAGACCGGCCTGATGCTGCCCCTCAGCGCCACCGGCCCCGATTTTGCGGCGGCCATTCTGGCCCTGTTTCAGGAAGAGGACACTTACCAGCAAATGCGGGCAGCCGCCCGGCAGCGCTATGAAACCGTTTTGAACTGGGACCAATGGGCTCTGCAGCTCCGGCAGGAGCTGATAAACCGTAAGCTCTGGCCACCGGTTGCTACAGGGTTGCCGTCCGCGCATCCCTGA
- a CDS encoding DegT/DnrJ/EryC1/StrS family aminotransferase: protein MQIPFLSFSPQHHPIREEVLAAIARVYDSQWYVLGQSVTDFEAAYAAFNQVENCIGVANGLDALHLSLIALNIGPGDEVIVPSNTYIATWLAVSFVGATPVPVEPNAATYNLDPALIEAAITPRTKAIMPVHLYGQACEMTAIMDIARRHNLVVVEDNAQAQGATADGGVTGSFGNANGTSFYPGKNLGALGDGGAITTNDAEVAQRLRSLRNYGSQKKYYNEVIGYNSRLDEMQAAVLSVKLPYLPDWTAQRQQIAARYTELLAGINSLHLPVVAAGSTHVYHLYVVRTAQRDALQQHLTAQGVGTLIHYPVPPHLQEAYAHLQIPAGQYPIAEELAATSLSLPMWPGMTEEHVVAAAEAVCSFFN, encoded by the coding sequence ATGCAGATTCCATTTCTCTCCTTTTCGCCCCAGCATCACCCTATCCGGGAAGAAGTGCTGGCTGCCATTGCTCGTGTCTATGATAGCCAATGGTACGTACTGGGTCAATCCGTAACCGATTTTGAAGCCGCCTACGCCGCTTTCAATCAGGTAGAAAACTGTATTGGAGTGGCTAACGGACTGGATGCGCTGCATCTTTCCCTGATTGCGCTCAACATTGGCCCCGGCGACGAGGTCATCGTGCCGTCCAACACCTACATCGCCACTTGGCTGGCCGTGTCGTTCGTGGGCGCTACGCCGGTGCCGGTGGAGCCCAACGCTGCTACCTATAACCTCGACCCAGCCCTGATTGAGGCGGCCATTACACCGCGTACCAAAGCCATCATGCCGGTCCACCTGTACGGGCAAGCCTGCGAGATGACGGCCATTATGGACATTGCGCGCCGCCACAATCTGGTGGTAGTGGAAGATAATGCCCAGGCCCAGGGGGCCACTGCCGACGGGGGCGTAACCGGCAGCTTCGGCAACGCCAACGGCACGAGCTTCTACCCCGGCAAAAACCTGGGGGCTCTTGGTGATGGTGGCGCTATTACCACCAACGACGCGGAAGTGGCCCAGCGCCTGCGCAGCCTGCGCAACTACGGTTCCCAGAAGAAATATTACAACGAAGTAATCGGCTACAACTCCCGGCTCGATGAGATGCAGGCGGCCGTGCTGTCGGTGAAGCTACCCTACCTGCCCGACTGGACGGCCCAGCGACAGCAGATAGCGGCCCGCTACACCGAGTTGCTGGCCGGCATTAATAGTCTGCATCTGCCCGTGGTGGCCGCTGGTAGCACCCACGTTTACCACCTCTACGTGGTACGCACGGCCCAGCGCGACGCTTTGCAGCAGCACCTGACGGCTCAGGGTGTTGGTACGCTCATTCACTACCCGGTGCCGCCGCACCTGCAGGAGGCATATGCTCATCTGCAGATACCGGCCGGCCAGTATCCGATTGCCGAAGAGCTGGCCGCCACCAGCCTCAGCTTGCCCATGTGGCCCGGCATGACGGAGGAACACGTAGTGGCAGCTGCCGAAGCAGTTTGCTCGTTTTTCAACTAG
- a CDS encoding glycosyltransferase: MSYPVVSVGIGSYNNARYLVTLLESVRAQTYPAIELVVVDDCSTDNSVEVVENWARQTGYPVTFIQHEKNQGVVRTFSECTQLATGQYVSLVGSDDVLDPDLIARTVAEFDHRGLKCGAVYADCRLIDAAGHEMAPSFLRYFNPAHADSPPEGNLIVPLLRGLYLPTLTTTVRREALEAVGAHDETLFSEDLDMWLRISRCFHFAYLPAVLGSYRVHDRSAIHTNKLALNESYFRIYRKGYFEGPQEWAAARHSLADHAEHYYASEGPEAPARLWFAFKETRLPKMALFWLMARLGIKYTALRRATGR; the protein is encoded by the coding sequence ATGAGCTATCCTGTTGTCAGTGTAGGTATTGGCTCGTATAATAACGCACGCTATCTGGTCACCTTGCTAGAGAGCGTGCGTGCGCAGACCTATCCAGCAATTGAGCTGGTTGTGGTAGATGATTGCTCTACCGATAATTCCGTTGAGGTAGTAGAAAACTGGGCTAGGCAAACCGGCTATCCGGTTACCTTTATTCAGCATGAGAAAAACCAGGGGGTAGTCCGTACATTCAGTGAATGCACCCAGTTGGCTACCGGCCAATACGTTTCGTTGGTTGGTTCCGATGATGTGCTTGATCCGGACCTCATTGCTCGGACAGTTGCAGAATTTGACCATCGGGGGCTAAAATGCGGGGCGGTGTATGCTGATTGCCGTCTGATTGATGCCGCTGGTCACGAAATGGCTCCCAGCTTTCTGCGTTACTTCAATCCTGCCCACGCTGACTCACCACCTGAGGGCAATCTGATTGTGCCTCTATTGCGGGGACTGTATTTGCCCACGCTTACGACTACCGTTCGGCGGGAGGCGCTGGAAGCAGTAGGAGCGCATGACGAGACACTGTTTTCAGAGGACTTGGATATGTGGCTGCGGATTTCCCGTTGCTTTCACTTTGCCTACCTGCCAGCAGTGCTGGGCTCGTACCGGGTGCATGACCGCTCGGCTATCCATACCAACAAACTAGCCCTCAACGAAAGTTACTTCCGCATTTACCGGAAAGGGTACTTTGAAGGACCGCAGGAATGGGCCGCTGCGCGCCACAGTCTGGCGGATCATGCTGAGCACTACTACGCTAGTGAGGGGCCGGAAGCGCCGGCCCGCCTGTGGTTTGCCTTCAAGGAAACCCGCCTGCCCAAAATGGCCCTGTTCTGGCTGATGGCGCGGCTTGGCATAAAATACACGGCCCTGCGTCGCGCAACGGGTCGTTGA